The Pirellulales bacterium sequence ACCATGATGCTGATCGTGGTGGCGATCATCAATTCCATCAGCGACAACCCGCGCCGCGCGCGCAATGTAGAAGGCACACTCCGTGTGCCGCAGCGGACCTTCAAAGCGGTTTTTACACGTTGGGTGCCATGCCCACCGCCCTGGGTGGGCATGAGCCGCGTCGAGGCATGGCCACTCAGGGCAGTGGCCATGGCACCCATCGCTCGTGAGGTGGGAAAAACAGCGGGCGCGGGCGAATTCATGAGATGGTCCTGCAATGAAGAGAGACTCTGCCCCGAAACCGAGGCCGCCGATCATCGCATTTGGCCCGCGTCGACGATCGACTCCAACTCTATTCGACTCAACCGGCAAGCGAATGTCAAGGGAGAGAAGACAGAGAGACGCGGGAATTACTGGGGCGGCGTAGGGTGCGTCGAGCGGTCGTCCGCGCTGACGCACCGGACCCGGCCAGAATTGTCTGACCGGCGATGGGCCACGGTGCGTCCGCGCTTCGCTTGACGCACCCTACCGCGACTGCCGGGCAGGACTGGTCCGGCTCGGCAAGCCAGACCTACACGAATAATCGCCGAAACTCGGCGGGCCAGGATCGCCGCGTTTACCGCAGCGGCGCTTGCGGCGCGGTGACGAGCCGCGTACCGTCGGGGGCGGTCGGCATGGCGCCGGGGATAGCTGATTGGAGCGTCGCCACGCGGGCGGCGACGTCCGGCTGGAAGCGGTTGCTCGCCAATGAACGCTGATAGACGGCCAGCGCCTGCGTCGGGTCGCCCGATTCTTCCTTCAGCTTGCCGAGCGCGGCCAAGGCCCGCGGGTTGTCTGGGGCGATCGATAGAGCGTCTTGCAGATGGGCTTGGGCCGCCTGCTTGTCGCCGAACTCCTGGAATAGCCGGGCCAACTCGACCTTCGGCTCGGGGGACGACGGGCTGCGCTCGCCCCACCGCTGCAAGAGGCTGAAGGCGTCGTCGGGCCGATTCTCTTCGACCAGCAGCACCGCCAGCCCGCGGTAGCAATCGCGATGGTCGGGGTTCCGGTCGAGGCACAAATGGTAATAGGTCTCGGCCTGATCCAACTGGGCCTTTTGATTGGCCAGCTTGCCTTGGCGATGGTAAGTGGCGGCAAGGTTGTAGTAGCTGTCGGCGTCGTTCGGATCGGCCTCGATGGCTAACTGAAATTTCTGAGTGGCCGCGGCGTAGTTGCCCTGCTCGAAAAAGCCGACGCCGGCGATGTTGTCGGTGTGCGCCATCCAACCGCAGCCCGAGCTACAGACGGTCAGCAGACCGGCGAGAAGCATTGCTGCGGGCGACAACGCGCGGCGTGAGACTGATCGTGATGCGATCACGAGACCACCGATTCCTTGGCTGAGGCTTCGATCGAAGACAATCGGCGAATCCCCTCACCCCAGCCCTCTCCCACAGGGAAAGGGAGCGGTTTTGGCGACTCGCCAGCCGATGCGGCGACGGCCGAAATGGATTTTTGCAACAGACAATCTGCAACGCCTTGCCCGGTGCTTTGACATGCGGCGCGAGGCCGTGGTTGGGCAAGGTGAGAACGGACGCGAGAGAATAGACTCGCGCATCGGCCGATGCAAGATCAGATTTGCGATCGAATCGCGATCGCTAGCACGACAGTTCTTCGCCGACGATGATCGCTGCGAGCGGCTGGGTGTCGTCCATGTCGCCGGCGATTTCGTTCTTCGCGGCAAGCGATTCGCCGCCGGAGACTCTCTGATAGCCGAGGCCGCGGATCACTTCAAGGATTTCGCTGCACGTGGGAAACATCCGGCCACTGCTGCGCTTATATTGCTCGAGCGCTTGCATGAACTCGACTTCCTCGCCGGAATAGTCCCGTTCGCAAGTGGTCGGGTCGATTTGGCGGCGGCGGTTGACTTTCGCTCGGCGCTCGATTTGGCGATGCTCGACGACGACCGACATTTCTTTCTTGCGGCGTTCGTCGCGGTCGCGGCGGTCCTTCAGCTTGGCGCGTCGGTCGGTCGATTTCGAATCAGGTTTTGAGCTTTTGACCACGGCAGAAACCCTCGTACTCGTAGGACGATTCGTTTGCCCGGCCAAGGGCCAGGGCACGAAATGAATCATCGGAGCCGAGTCGTGGAAAACTCTAACTTCTAGAGAAAACAGGCGATTGTTCCGTTCTGGGCGATTGGTGCGGATTTTACTGTCTGGAGAATCATTCCGGCTCTGGCGACACTTCCACCAGAATAGTCGGAGTCACGCCCGAAACACGCGCTGCAAGAATGCGATGAACGGGAGCAAACAGCGAAAACGGAGAGCGGAGAACTCGAAACCTCCGTTCTCTCCGTTTGCTCCTGGTCAAATGTCTTTTTCGGATGCGGCGGGGAGGGCACGACGGTGGCAGCGTCGGGCCACGAAATCAGCCGATGACGGCGATTCGCGAGAGCGGGAGCGGCTCGGCCGATGATCGGATCGGTGCATCGCCGCCGGGAAGTGTCCGCCGCAGCGCGTGTAAGGCGGCCGACATCGAATCGGCGACCGGCTTTAGCCCGTCGGCCATCTGTTCGACCCATTCGATCCGGTGCCCGCGAAACTCCTCGGTCATCGCCGCCGCCTGGTTGTAATACTGGCCATACAGATAGTTGCCGTCTCGCACAACCGCAGACGGAGGCACCGCAACTGAACGATCCGTCGCTCGATCCTCGTGGTTCGGCACATTCAAACCGCGCCATAAGCCAATCGCGACGAGTGCCGCGGCCGCGATCGCGGGGACCGACCACATCCAGCTTCGCCAGAGCGGGCGTTGCGCGTCGGCCGATTCGGCCGCCACGCGCACGGCGTAATTCGCCGCCACGCGCACGGCGAAATCCGGCCCGGGGCCGGGCGACTCGACCGTCTCCACGCCATCGAGCAGCAATTCGTGTCCGGCAAGCAAATCGGCGCAGTCGGAACAGTCGCGGGCATGCTCGACCAATTCCAAATCGGCGTCCGGCGGACTTCGCTCATCCAGCAATTCGTTCAATCGCATTTCAAACCGGACGCAGTGCATGGCGCTCCTCCGCTAACATTCCGCGCTCGCGCAATCGTTCGATCAATTCGCGGCGGGCTCGGTGGACCCAGGTTTTTACGGTGCCGACGGGGCACTCCAAAGCGGCCCCGATCTCGGCGTAACTCATCTCTTGTTCGTGAAACAGGACAAACGCCTGGCGGTAATCCTCGCGTAGTGATCCCATCGCCAACTGCAATTCCTCGCGCAGCCGGCGGGCTGGCTCGCCGTCGGCCGTCGTGTCCGACGGCTCCTCGACAAAGGCAGTCGTTGCCGGCCGCTTGGTCCGCCGCGAGAGCAGCGTCCGGCAGCGGTTTGCGGCAATCGCCAACAGCCACGGAAGAAAAGTCCGTTGCCGATCCCAGTGCGACAAGCTCCGCAGCGCTCGGACGAACGTCTCTTGCGCCATATCTTCGGCATCCTGATGGTGCCGCAGCATCCGAAAACAAAGCCCGAAGACCGGGCGCTGATGCCGATCCACCAGTTCGAGGATGGCCGAGTGCTCTCCCGCCAGACAGCGATCAACCAGTTTGCAGAAATCGTCTGCCAAAAGGGCACCTCGCTGCGGCTGGAAAGCGGTCCATCACTACAGAATACCCCGGCAACTCGCGGCGAGTTTCAGCGTGCCGGGAGCAATGGCCGGGTTCGGGGCTGGACCTCATCTTACCCGTCGAGAGGGTGCGAAATCAAACTAGAACTCGCCGGGTGCGGAAGACCACGCTATTTCCAGACTTCGCGGCAAATATCGCGGAGTTCGCCCGGCGAGACTTCTTCCAGCCGTTGGCCCCGCTGGGTGAGCTGCTCGTTGATCTTAATGGCGGTCTCCTGCATCACGGCGTGGGTCTCCTCGGAGCCGCCGCAGAGCAGGAAATTATCCCCCTTGGTGATCCGTTTGTGGCCGTCTTTGGCGTCGAAGGCCAAACCCAACAGGGCCGCTTTGGCGATCCGATGATTGCGTTTCAAATGAATCTCCCCAGCACAAGTTGGCCTGCGATCCCAGAGTTATTATCGCATGGGCCCGCGTTGGAACTATAGGCATGCTGGAGAATTGCGGTCAAGCGCGAGGCAGGTAGGGTGTGTCGAGCGAAGCGCTGACGCACCGGAACCCGCTTCGATATCGCGGTGCGTCGGCGCAGACTTGACGCACTCTACTTGAATACTGGCGAATTCAGCCCCGAAATCTCGCCGACGGCGCCGTCACGTGCTGTTCGTCGGGTTCGGGGCGCTGCTCAACTGGGCAAGCACTTGAATCACGCCGTTCAGATGGGCCAGCCGCGGTCCGAAACGGTCGATGAACTCGTTCAGCACGAAATCGCCGTCGAGCAATTCCTCGGCGTTGGAATTGACCTCGTCCGTCAGCGATTCGAGAAACTCCGCCTGCACCTTGCTGAGCGCCTCCGCGGCCATCCGGCAACCCTTGGCCAACCGCGGGTTGGCTTGCTTCCATTGCCCGAGTTCCGTGTTTCGCTGGCGCTGCGCTGCGCTAAACTGCGAGATAAGTTCTTCGAGCAATTCGTTCTGTCGATCCTGAGCGGCGAGAAGATCGCGCAACAGCCTCGTCTGCTCGTCGGCGGCGCACATCGGCGTCAACGTCGGAGGAGAAGAAGAAGGCGCGATATCAACCTGCGTGTACAGCGGAGTGCTCGAACGAGCGTTATTCGTCATGGAGAATCCAATTCCTTTCCAGCCAATCACGGACACTTGCGGGATGAATCGCGACTTGGGCAGTTAGCTCAGTGTAGTTAAAGGTCTTTGAAATTGCCAGCTAGAAGAAAGTAGAAACATGACCTAGCACTTGTTCAACTCGGGAACCGCGCACCAGCTCACCGCGCCAGCGAGGGTTCGCCACTTACGCGGTCGCCGCCTCGCTCGCCCTTTGGGCCAGCGGTTGACGTGGTGGCCGCGCCCGCAAAGTCGCCGCATCTTTCCCTTGGCCCCTGGACTTCGCCGTCTGGGCCCTGCCCCCTCAAGTCCATTCCGACGCGGCCCGATTGTCAATTGAGGGCCAATTCGGGCGAGCGATTTTCGGGCGGGGCGGCAGCGTTGTCGATTGTGAAACACCGAGGATTTGTGGATGCCCGTCGATGACGCGAAGTCGCAGCCGGCGCTCGGCTTTTTGACCGTGCTCGAACATGCTCAGCATGGCTTGATGGGCGGATATCTGGTGCTGAACAGCGCGGGCCGGCCGCTGGAATTCCATTGCACGGCGCCGATCAAGCCCAATCGCGCCCAACAGATTCTTTATGGCCCGACGCTCGAACCGTATCTCTACGGTGAACAGATAGGGCAGGCATTGGTCGCCAAATCGCCTGCGCAGCCGCTGGTGATCTGCACCGATCTGCGCCCAGCGCTGGCCTTGCGACCGCTGGTCAGCGCGCCCGTGGCGTTAGTTTTGCCGGAAAACGACGGGGCGCGCGGCGAACCGTCCCCGGTCCCGCCGCTAGCAGCGGCGGCCACGATAGCAGCCGCGCCGGGCGATGACGACGGGCTGCGAACACCACGGTTGCGGATTGACTCGGCGCATAGCGGTTGGCCGCAATTGCAGATTTTCCAGATCGGCCGCAACCGGCTGGCCGTTCCGCCCGACCGCGATGCCGACCGCTCGACCATCTTGAAGCGGCTCGCGCCGTTCGAGGACCTGTTCGATCTGGCCGAACCCTTCTCCCGCATCCGCGAAGCGCTCGAAGAAGCGCAGCGCGGCGGGCGATGAATCGGCTTTCGATTTGAAACCTTGGGATCGCGATTTGAGAGCGCCCGCCGATGCAGATCTTCTCGATTGAACTGCCGAACGCCGAGGTCACGACGCAATCCCAAGCGCGAAGTGATTTCAATTCCGGACTGCAACCTGATTTAGCAACGATGGATCTCGCCGACAGCCGGCCGGAGGTGTTGTCGGTTCCGCTCAACCGATTGCAAATCAAGACGCACACGTTTACATTTCCGCACGCGTCGGTGAAGGCCGCGCTGGCGATTGAGAGCGGCCAGCCACCGAGCGGCGAAGCCGGTCGCCCGGGCCCTGGCCTCGGGCCTCTAGCCTCCGGCCCCTCTCGCACTCGGTTCAAGCCTCCCGGCGACATCGTGAAGTTGAAGGACCGGCTGCACTATGTCTTGCAGCCGTCGCTCGAGACGCTGCTGACGGATTCGGCGCTGCATTTCCCGTTCGTGCCGTTTACTTATCAGTTCGAGGGAGTCGCCTTTCTCTTTCCGCGCGTGGCGGCGGTGCTGGCGGACGAAATGGGGTTGGGCAAAACGATGCAAGCGATCACGGCAATCCGCCTGCTAATCCATTCAGGCGAGATGCGGAGCGTACTGTTAGTCTGCCCGAAACCGTTGGTGACCAACTGGCAGCGCGAGTTTACCCTGTGGGCGCCCGAACTCCCGTTGGCCGTGATCGAAGGGGAGCAGGAAAAGCGCCGCTGGCAATGGCAATTGCCCGACGCGCCGATCAAGATCGCGAATTACGAGGCCCTGAACCGCGACCGGCGGATGGTGGTCGATTCGGGCTTGCATTTCGATTTGGTCGTGCTCGACGAATCACAGCGAATCAAGAACCGCAACAGCACGACGAGCCAAGTGGTGCGCTCGATCTCGCGGACGCGAAGCTGGGCGCTCACCGGCACTCCGGTCGAGAACAGTCCCGACGATCTGGTCGGCATCTTCGAGTTCGTCGCGCCGGGGCATCTATCGCCCGACATGAAACCGCGGAGCATGGGGCGTGCAGCCGGCGAATACGTGCTGCGTCGGACGAAAGACAAGGTGCTCACCGACCTGCCGCCGAAGCTGTTTCGCGATGCCGAATTGGAACTCACGCCCGAACAGCGTCAGACCTACGAACTTGCCGAAGACGAGGGAGTGCTGCGGCTCACCGAGATGGGAGACGAGGCCACGATCCATCATGTGTTCGAGTTGGTGCTGCGGCTCAAGCAAATCTGCAATTTCGATCCGGCCACCGGCGAAAGCGCCAAGCTGGAGCGCTTGGCGGCCGATCTGGAAGAGGTCGCGGCCAGCGGCCAGAAGGCGATCGTCTTCAGCCAATGGGTGCAATCGCTGCAAGCGCTCGGCCGCCGGCTGCGGCGCTTCGGCACACTCGAGTATCACGGGCAAATCCCGTCGCGCAAGCGCGACGCCGTGATTGAGCAATTCCGCGACGATCCACGGCGGCACGTGCTCTTGATCAGCTATGGGGCCGGCGGGGTCGGGCTCAACTTGCAGTTCGCGGGCTATGTGTTTCTCTTCGACCGCTGGTGGAACCCGGCCGTCGAGGACCAGGCGATCAATCGGGCCCATCGGATCGGCGCGGCGGGGCCGGTCACCGTCTGCCGCTTTCTCACGCTCGACACGATCGAGCAGCGGATCAACCAGATTCTCGAAGAGAAGCGCGAAATCTTCGACACGATCTTTTCCGACACGGCGCCCCACCTCCACTCCGGTCTCACGCAGCAAGAGGTTTTCAGTCTCTTCAAACTCCGCTGCCCGCACGGGCCAATCGATCTGGCGGCGTGAAAAACCATCGAGCTGGGCCACCCGAATTGTTTGGTCGCATCACTCCGCCGGTCTTTTGCACTGGGCCTAATCCGCCGTATGATGGGCGTCATGCCCTCGGCCCTTTACGAATACGACGTCCTCGTCATCGGCGCAGGACACGCCGGCACTGAGGTTGCGCTCGCCGCCACCCGGCTCGGTGCTCGCACGGCGCTTCTAACAACCAATTGCGACACCGTCGCTCAGATGAGCTGCAATCCGGCGATCGGCGGCGTGGCGAAGGGGCAGATCGTTCGCGAGATCGACGCGCTGGGCGGCGCCATGGGCCGCGCGATCGACGCCACCGGCATCCAATTCCGCCTGCTCAATCGCCGCAAAGGTCCCGCGATGCACAGTCCGCGGGCCCAGGCCGACAAGAAGCTCTATCAGCTCGAAGTCAAACGGATCGTCGAGGAGCAGCCGAATCTTGTGCTGCGGCAGGAGACGGTGGAAGACCTGCTCACCGAAGAAATCAGCGGGCGGCCGCGCGTCGTTGGGGTTCGCGTCCGCGGCGATGCCGAATATCGCGCTCGCGCCGTGGTTCTGACTACCGGCACGTTTCTGCAAGCCATCATGCACACCGGCGAGACGAAGACTCCCGGCGGCCGCGCCGGCGAAGGAACGACCGCCGGCATCAGCGGGGCGCTGGGCCGGCTTGGCTTCGAGCTGCGACGATTCAAGACCGGCACGCCGGCCCGGCTCAACGGCCGCACGATCGACTTTTCGCAGACTGAATTGCAGCCTGGCGACGACGAGCCGCAGCCGTTTTCGTTTCTCACCGAATCGCTTCCCGCGCCCCAGGTCCCCTGCTGGATCACATACACGAACGACGCGGTGCACGATCTGATCCGCGCCAATCTGCACCGCGCCCCGATGTACTCGGGGCAAATCCAATCGCGCGGGCCGCGCTATTGCCCCTCGATCGAAGACAAAGTCGTGCGGTTCGCCGATAAGGATCGGCACCAGCTTTTTCTCGAGCCGGAAGGGCGCCACACGCGCGAGGTCTATGTCAACGGAATCTCGACAAGCCTGCCGCGCGACGTGCAGGACGCCATGTTCCGTCTGATTCCCGGCCTGCAGAGAGCCGAGATCATGCGCTACGGCTACGCGGTGGAATACGACTACGCTCCGCCCGAGCAGTTGTGGCCCAGTTTGGAAACGAAGCGCGTCGCGGGGCTTTACTTCGCCGGGCAGATCAATGGCACGACCGGCTATGAAGAGGCGGGCGCGCAAGGCTTGATGGCGGGGATCAACGCGGCGCTGGCCGTGCGCGGCATTGACCCGATGGTGCTGGGCCGCGAGCAGGCGTATATCGGCGTGCTGATCGACGACCTGGTGACGCGCGGCGTCGATGAGCCCTATCGCATGTTCACCAGCCGGGCCGAATTTCGACTTTCGCTGCGGCAAGACAACGCCGATCGACGGCTTACGCCGCTCGGCCGGCAGATCGGGCTGGTGGACGCCGCGCGCTGGCAGCGACTGGCCGCCAAAGAAGCAGAGATCGTCACGGCGCTTGCCGTACTAGAATTGACCCGTGCCGGAGAATCCAACTTGCTGCGGCTCTTGCGGCGGCCGGAAACGACCTGGCCTGACGTGGTCGCCCAAGCGCCGGAGCTGGCGGCGATTTCACGCGAAGCGGCGCTGCAAATCGAATATGACGTGAAATACGCCGGCTACGTAGCTCGCCAGGAGATCGACGTCGCGCGGCAAAAGCGGTTGGCGGACAAACGGATTCCGTCCGAGTTCAACTTCGCGGGTATCGCACAGCTTCGCACCGAGGCGCGCGAGAAATTAACTCGCATTCGACCGGTGAGCCTTGCCCAGGCCGCGCGAATCAGCGGCATTACACCAGCCGATATCGCGCTCTTGCTGGTGCATCTCGAAGGCAATCGCTGATTCAGCTACTCCAAACCTGCGAATTTCGGGAAAATCGCTATTTTCTCAGGGGCCGGTTTTGGGTAAAGAACTATTCTGGGTTGAATTGGAGGGCGGTCGATGGCTGCCGAGCACGTTGCGGTGAAAACTCTGAGAAACCGCTTGATTTGCGTAAGATGTTAGTTGTTTGGTGGTTGCGTCGATTAAGTCGATATTGACTCAATATAGAAGATGGCTATAATTTGGTGCCGATGGCAAATTCGGTAATTCAGGCGAGAATTGTCGAATTGCCCAGTTTTTTCGGGATCAGATGCGAGAGTTTCTTCATCACCCCCTCCGTCGGGTTGGTGAAGGATCATGTCTAGCGTGACACGGAGGACTAGGAACCTTCGGGCTTGTCCGTGGATCGGCAGCTTCGAGGGTCCCGCTTAGACTAGCTGCACCATCGGCTAGGGAGAGGGGTGGTTCGCAGATGAAGACTGTGTTTACGACGGGTGAAGCGGCCAAGATTTGCAAGGTTAGCCAGCAAACCATTATCCGCTGTTTTGACTCGGGGCAATTGAAGGGGTTCCGCGTGCCGGGGAGCCGCTTCCGCCGCATCCCCCGCGATCAGCTCTTTTCGTTCATGCGGGACAACGGCATCCCGACCGACGCCTTGGAGAGCGGCAAGCGAAAGATTCTGGTCGTCGACGACGACGAGGAACTCGTCGAATTGATCGTCGATGTCCTCGAGCGCGACGGCCGATTCGAACTGCGCGCGGTGAACAACGGGTTCGACGCCGGGATGATGGTCAAGGAATATCGGCCCGACCTGATCGTGCTCGACGTAATGCTGCCCGATATCAACGGCAAGGAAGTCTGCCAGCGGGTGCGCAGCGACTCGACGATGGACGACGTGCGGATCATCTGCATCTCGGGGATGATCGAGGCCGACAAGGTCGATGATCTCAAGGTGGCCGGGGCGAACGATTTCCTCCAAAAGCCGTTCGAGGTCGAGCAATTGGTCGACCGAATTTGTCATCTGCTCGATGTCGAGACGGTGACGGCCGGCTCCGCGAGAGCGGTTTGATCGCGAACGTTTGAAATATGCACCAAGCCCACGGGGTGTCGCCCGTGGGCTTTTTTGATGAATTGGACTGTAGCTGGATTCGCAAGAATTCAGCCCTACCATCGGAATTCTTGCGAGTTCCGCTATGTGCCCGTGGACGAGCGCGAGCTAATCGAGCAACTTGCGGCGGCCGCGCGCGAGGCGGCCGAGCTACTTTCGGCCTTCGGCGATGCCGAACCGGCTGCGCGGCGGCTCTCGGGCGTGTTGGCCGAACTCGCGCCTGAATTGCCCGCGCTCGGCGAGCGATTGGCGCGACTGGATGAACTCGAGACGGATTTTCAAGCGGCGGTTGAGACTGCCAAGCTCGACGCGCTCAAGGAATTCGCCTACGGCGCGAGCCACGAGATCAACAATCCACTGGCCAACATCTCGGCCCGAGCACAGACGCTGTTGCAAGACGAGCGCGATCCGGAGCGCCGCCGCCGCCTGGCGGCCATCAACAGCCAGGCTTTTCGCGCCCATGAGATGATCGCCGACGTGATGCTCTTCGCGCGGCCTCCGCGGATGGAGCGCCGCGAGGTCGATCTCTCGGCGTTCGTGGCGATCGTGATCGATGAAATGTCGGAAGACGCCGCCGTCCAGCACACCCAGCTCATGCGTAAGGGGAGTTCGGATGCGCTCGTGGCCGGCGTCGATCCCGTGCATCTGCGCATCGCGCTCAAGGCGCTCGTGACCAATTCGCTCGAAGCGCTCGCCGAGGGCGGACGGATCGAGATCGAGGTCCGCCGCGGCGCGGGGCGCGCCGTCAAACCGGCTGCCGCGAGCGGCGAGGTCGCCGAAATCCTCCTTTCCGACACCGGTCCCGGCATCCCGCCGGAGGTCCGGCCGCACATTTTCGATCCCTTCTTCTCCGGCCGCGAAGCAGGGCGCGGCCTGGGAATGGGATTGCCCAAATGCTGGCGCATCGTGAATCAGCACGGCGGCCGCATCGACGCCGAAAGCGCCGACGGGCGCGGAGCAATCTTCAAAATCACGTTGCCGATTTGAGACGCTAATTCACGACCGCGGCCACCACTTTCTTGTGGTGCTTGTGGGGCACGATGGCCACTTTGTCGGCAGTGTCGCTCGTCGCTTCGATCACGACGTGCTCACCCTTGTGGATCGCGGCAAGCGTGACTGGTTTCATGCCGGCGGCGGTCGCCGCTTCGTACACCGTGCTCGGCCCGACCTGGAATGTCGTCGTGACTACCTCGGGTGGCACAACCGTCGCACCATTGACCACGCGCTTGTGTGCCTCAATCGTGATTGTGCCGTTGCCATCCGCAGAGACCGTCACCGACACCACCCGGCCATGCGCCTTGTGCTCCTTGTTCTTTCCATTTCCGGCTTCCGCCGCTGCCGGCGCCGGCACCCAGCAAACCGCGGCCAGCATTGCACTGGCAATGATCGCCAAACCCAATCTCGTTGCCAACATGTTCCACTCCTCACTCGGCTTTCGCCCCGGAATAACCCATCGCACACTCGAATCTGTTCACGCTTCCACGACTTCTTCGTAGCGGCCGACGCCAACCGCGGCTAGAATCGCAATCGTTCATCGCGCGGCATGTGGCCGACGCTGCCAGCGTCGGGGCCGGCGGCCCGCAAGAATTAAACACGCGGAAGTCGGGAAAGTTTCGGCCGTAGGCCGATGAGAGGGATTACATGGCCAGCGATCCCGACCCCAACTCGGCCGCGGAGCCGGCTGGTTCTCACCCGCCCTCGGCGAGCCGCT is a genomic window containing:
- a CDS encoding tetratricopeptide repeat protein; this encodes MLLAGLLTVCSSGCGWMAHTDNIAGVGFFEQGNYAAATQKFQLAIEADPNDADSYYNLAATYHRQGKLANQKAQLDQAETYYHLCLDRNPDHRDCYRGLAVLLVEENRPDDAFSLLQRWGERSPSSPEPKVELARLFQEFGDKQAAQAHLQDALSIAPDNPRALAALGKLKEESGDPTQALAVYQRSLASNRFQPDVAARVATLQSAIPGAMPTAPDGTRLVTAPQAPLR
- a CDS encoding RNA polymerase sigma factor; the encoded protein is MADDFCKLVDRCLAGEHSAILELVDRHQRPVFGLCFRMLRHHQDAEDMAQETFVRALRSLSHWDRQRTFLPWLLAIAANRCRTLLSRRTKRPATTAFVEEPSDTTADGEPARRLREELQLAMGSLREDYRQAFVLFHEQEMSYAEIGAALECPVGTVKTWVHRARRELIERLRERGMLAEERHALRPV
- a CDS encoding DEAD/DEAH box helicase; this encodes MDLADSRPEVLSVPLNRLQIKTHTFTFPHASVKAALAIESGQPPSGEAGRPGPGLGPLASGPSRTRFKPPGDIVKLKDRLHYVLQPSLETLLTDSALHFPFVPFTYQFEGVAFLFPRVAAVLADEMGLGKTMQAITAIRLLIHSGEMRSVLLVCPKPLVTNWQREFTLWAPELPLAVIEGEQEKRRWQWQLPDAPIKIANYEALNRDRRMVVDSGLHFDLVVLDESQRIKNRNSTTSQVVRSISRTRSWALTGTPVENSPDDLVGIFEFVAPGHLSPDMKPRSMGRAAGEYVLRRTKDKVLTDLPPKLFRDAELELTPEQRQTYELAEDEGVLRLTEMGDEATIHHVFELVLRLKQICNFDPATGESAKLERLAADLEEVAASGQKAIVFSQWVQSLQALGRRLRRFGTLEYHGQIPSRKRDAVIEQFRDDPRRHVLLISYGAGGVGLNLQFAGYVFLFDRWWNPAVEDQAINRAHRIGAAGPVTVCRFLTLDTIEQRINQILEEKREIFDTIFSDTAPHLHSGLTQQEVFSLFKLRCPHGPIDLAA
- the mnmG gene encoding tRNA uridine-5-carboxymethylaminomethyl(34) synthesis enzyme MnmG, yielding MPSALYEYDVLVIGAGHAGTEVALAATRLGARTALLTTNCDTVAQMSCNPAIGGVAKGQIVREIDALGGAMGRAIDATGIQFRLLNRRKGPAMHSPRAQADKKLYQLEVKRIVEEQPNLVLRQETVEDLLTEEISGRPRVVGVRVRGDAEYRARAVVLTTGTFLQAIMHTGETKTPGGRAGEGTTAGISGALGRLGFELRRFKTGTPARLNGRTIDFSQTELQPGDDEPQPFSFLTESLPAPQVPCWITYTNDAVHDLIRANLHRAPMYSGQIQSRGPRYCPSIEDKVVRFADKDRHQLFLEPEGRHTREVYVNGISTSLPRDVQDAMFRLIPGLQRAEIMRYGYAVEYDYAPPEQLWPSLETKRVAGLYFAGQINGTTGYEEAGAQGLMAGINAALAVRGIDPMVLGREQAYIGVLIDDLVTRGVDEPYRMFTSRAEFRLSLRQDNADRRLTPLGRQIGLVDAARWQRLAAKEAEIVTALAVLELTRAGESNLLRLLRRPETTWPDVVAQAPELAAISREAALQIEYDVKYAGYVARQEIDVARQKRLADKRIPSEFNFAGIAQLRTEAREKLTRIRPVSLAQAARISGITPADIALLLVHLEGNR
- a CDS encoding response regulator, yielding MKTVFTTGEAAKICKVSQQTIIRCFDSGQLKGFRVPGSRFRRIPRDQLFSFMRDNGIPTDALESGKRKILVVDDDEELVELIVDVLERDGRFELRAVNNGFDAGMMVKEYRPDLIVLDVMLPDINGKEVCQRVRSDSTMDDVRIICISGMIEADKVDDLKVAGANDFLQKPFEVEQLVDRICHLLDVETVTAGSARAV
- a CDS encoding HAMP domain-containing sensor histidine kinase, translating into MNWTVAGFARIQPYHRNSCEFRYVPVDERELIEQLAAAAREAAELLSAFGDAEPAARRLSGVLAELAPELPALGERLARLDELETDFQAAVETAKLDALKEFAYGASHEINNPLANISARAQTLLQDERDPERRRRLAAINSQAFRAHEMIADVMLFARPPRMERREVDLSAFVAIVIDEMSEDAAVQHTQLMRKGSSDALVAGVDPVHLRIALKALVTNSLEALAEGGRIEIEVRRGAGRAVKPAAASGEVAEILLSDTGPGIPPEVRPHIFDPFFSGREAGRGLGMGLPKCWRIVNQHGGRIDAESADGRGAIFKITLPI